A genomic region of Streptomyces sp. NBC_00247 contains the following coding sequences:
- a CDS encoding vWA domain-containing protein produces the protein MSANKIQHKVNHVALVVDCSGSMRPHQAQLVRVVDEFVAGLKAESDSLGHETRISLYSFDHRVENLVWDMDVKHLPSMRGLYKVNNGATALIEASLKSLDDLGHIWEEYGEHSFLQIVVTDGEENASGGDRRHDGDMRILGPWLDRITAKMGGLPGHWTSAILVPNSLAKRTAQNYGFPAGNIAIWDADSTEGVEEAIGTVRAAATSFLRGREQGVRGTKNLFAVGQDISVDEVRASLEPIAADKYRLLKVDKETEIRSFVDSHPGVSYQRGSCYYQLGARVQVQPDKEVIVVEKDTDRAYTGDAARSMLFGTGIHGTVSVKAGNNPQLEVYVQSRSVNRKLKASTRLLIML, from the coding sequence ATGTCCGCCAACAAGATCCAGCACAAGGTGAACCATGTCGCGCTGGTCGTGGACTGTTCGGGTTCGATGCGTCCGCACCAGGCACAACTCGTGCGCGTCGTCGACGAGTTCGTGGCAGGTCTGAAGGCCGAGTCGGACAGCCTCGGTCACGAGACCCGGATCAGTCTCTACTCCTTCGACCACCGGGTGGAGAACCTCGTCTGGGACATGGACGTGAAGCATCTGCCGTCCATGCGGGGCCTGTACAAGGTCAACAACGGTGCCACCGCACTCATCGAGGCCTCGCTGAAATCCCTGGACGACCTGGGGCACATCTGGGAGGAGTACGGCGAGCACAGCTTTCTCCAGATCGTCGTGACGGACGGCGAGGAGAACGCCTCCGGCGGCGACCGGCGGCACGACGGTGACATGAGGATCCTCGGCCCCTGGCTCGACCGGATCACGGCGAAGATGGGCGGCCTTCCGGGCCACTGGACCTCCGCGATCCTCGTCCCGAACTCCCTCGCCAAGCGCACCGCCCAGAACTACGGCTTTCCCGCCGGCAACATCGCCATCTGGGACGCCGACTCCACGGAAGGCGTCGAGGAAGCGATAGGCACCGTGCGCGCCGCCGCCACCAGCTTCCTCCGGGGCCGCGAACAGGGCGTGCGGGGCACGAAGAACCTCTTCGCCGTGGGTCAGGACATATCGGTGGACGAGGTGCGGGCGAGTCTGGAACCGATCGCGGCCGACAAGTACCGGCTCCTGAAGGTCGACAAGGAGACCGAGATCCGGTCCTTCGTCGACTCGCACCCGGGTGTCTCCTACCAGCGCGGTTCCTGCTACTACCAGTTGGGCGCCCGGGTCCAGGTTCAGCCCGACAAGGAAGTCATCGTGGTCGAGAAGGACACCGACCGCGCGTACACCGGCGACGCCGCGCGCAGCATGCTGTTCGGGACCGGTATCCACGGCACCGTCTCCGTGAAGGCGGGCAACAACCCCCAGTTGGAGGTGTACGTACAGAGCCGCTCGGTGAACCGCAAGCTCAAGGCGAGCACCCGCCTCCTCATCATGCTCTGA
- a CDS encoding UvrD-helicase domain-containing protein, protein MTARLSLYEKAEHELYKLDRSVKGKFYDFCHRFRQNPDHPGLDLKPLKGDGRVFRAKIDQSYRALLAKAGVDEHGQERWLVVAVRHRKHVYEELSVAINRVTGEIEFVDLSVVGQSVLQRAGVTLTPADPTPEAELQQPASAPEVQEPVAVAAEPAAPLLSGITGEDLRSLGVAVQLIDLALAVTESRELDQLVSGAPLLTKDILYGLAAGMSVDEVRREITAPVEVDLDDTEHDDLGAALARTTVTTIDDDLRDVLEEGDFRAWKVFLHPAQAKLVERRYNGPARVSGGPGTGKTIVALHRVKHLAQQLPPGHNKPILLTTFTTNLTVDLRARLSSLLEPELVARVEITNIDKLAARVLNENALSGTGKQRVYDSVAIGILQRLLFELDEKRWEPEFLYEEWEQVVLGQSLGNRKAYFDARRAGRGRSVSRPERAQIWKILEQFTARLDKENRETWGQAAERAARFERERAAKVTARQDRKNEVGGKDLIHRDDSSGMRYIAHRYQHVVVDEAQDLRPAHWKMLRAMVAPGPDDMFIAGDTYQRIYDQQVTLGTVGVNIRGRSSRLTLSYRTTKEILARAMRVVDAKGNAPAYDDLDDGTDTLAGYRSVLRGPVPELVPCDTWDDELTQLATTLHAWRQELTSGDGGNHPRRDPRGNIAVCVADRDSVNQVMYYLATEAGITVAELTKDGVKGDGEVHVGTMHRFKGLEYQKLAIVGARDGVIPRSAVIDRYRESDPQRYAREERKARSLLFVAATRARDTLRISWHGAPSPYIPRS, encoded by the coding sequence ATGACCGCCCGGCTCAGCCTGTACGAGAAGGCCGAACACGAGCTGTACAAGCTCGACCGCTCGGTCAAAGGCAAGTTCTACGACTTCTGTCACCGCTTCCGGCAGAACCCCGACCATCCCGGTCTCGACCTCAAGCCCCTCAAAGGCGACGGACGGGTCTTCCGCGCCAAGATCGACCAGTCCTACCGTGCTCTCCTCGCCAAGGCCGGTGTGGACGAGCACGGCCAGGAGCGGTGGCTCGTCGTCGCGGTACGCCACCGCAAGCACGTCTACGAAGAGCTCTCCGTCGCGATCAACCGCGTCACCGGTGAGATCGAGTTCGTCGACCTGTCCGTCGTCGGGCAGAGCGTGCTGCAGCGCGCCGGCGTCACCCTCACCCCGGCCGACCCGACGCCCGAGGCCGAGCTCCAGCAGCCGGCGTCGGCCCCGGAGGTGCAGGAGCCGGTCGCGGTCGCCGCAGAGCCCGCCGCGCCGCTCCTCTCCGGGATCACCGGCGAGGACCTGCGGTCGCTCGGTGTCGCCGTACAGCTCATCGACCTCGCCCTTGCCGTCACCGAGAGCCGCGAGCTCGACCAGTTGGTCTCCGGCGCCCCGCTCCTGACCAAGGACATCCTCTACGGCCTCGCCGCCGGGATGTCCGTCGACGAGGTCCGGCGCGAGATCACGGCCCCCGTCGAGGTCGACCTCGACGACACCGAACATGACGACCTCGGTGCGGCACTGGCACGCACCACCGTCACCACCATCGACGACGACCTCCGCGACGTGCTGGAGGAAGGCGACTTCCGGGCCTGGAAGGTCTTCCTCCACCCCGCCCAGGCCAAGCTCGTCGAGCGCCGTTACAACGGTCCGGCCCGGGTCTCCGGCGGCCCCGGGACCGGCAAGACGATCGTCGCCCTCCACCGGGTCAAGCACCTGGCCCAGCAGCTCCCTCCCGGCCACAACAAGCCCATCCTGCTCACCACCTTCACCACCAACCTCACCGTCGACCTCCGTGCCCGTCTCTCCTCCCTCCTCGAACCCGAACTCGTCGCCCGCGTCGAAATCACCAACATCGACAAGCTCGCGGCCCGCGTCCTCAACGAGAACGCACTCAGCGGTACCGGCAAGCAGCGCGTCTACGACAGCGTCGCGATCGGCATCCTCCAACGCCTGCTGTTCGAACTCGACGAGAAGCGCTGGGAGCCCGAGTTCCTCTACGAGGAGTGGGAACAGGTGGTCCTCGGCCAGTCGCTCGGCAACCGCAAGGCGTACTTCGACGCCCGCCGCGCAGGCCGCGGCCGGTCCGTCAGCCGCCCCGAGCGCGCCCAGATCTGGAAGATCCTCGAACAGTTCACCGCCCGCCTCGACAAGGAGAACCGCGAGACCTGGGGCCAGGCCGCGGAACGCGCGGCCCGCTTCGAGCGGGAACGCGCCGCCAAGGTCACGGCCAGGCAGGACCGTAAGAACGAGGTCGGCGGCAAGGACCTCATCCACCGCGACGACAGCTCCGGCATGCGCTACATCGCCCACCGCTACCAGCACGTCGTCGTCGACGAGGCCCAGGATCTGCGCCCCGCCCACTGGAAGATGCTCCGCGCGATGGTCGCCCCCGGCCCCGACGACATGTTCATCGCCGGCGACACCTACCAGCGCATCTACGACCAGCAGGTCACTCTCGGCACCGTCGGCGTCAACATCCGGGGCCGCTCCTCCCGCCTCACCCTCAGCTACCGCACCACCAAGGAGATCCTCGCCCGCGCGATGCGGGTCGTCGACGCCAAGGGCAACGCCCCCGCTTACGACGATCTCGACGACGGCACCGACACCCTCGCCGGCTACCGTTCGGTCCTCCGCGGACCCGTCCCCGAACTCGTCCCCTGCGACACCTGGGACGACGAACTCACCCAACTCGCCACCACTCTCCACGCCTGGCGCCAGGAGCTCACCTCCGGCGACGGCGGCAACCACCCGCGTCGCGACCCCCGTGGCAACATCGCCGTCTGCGTCGCCGACCGCGACTCCGTCAACCAAGTCATGTACTACCTCGCCACCGAGGCCGGCATCACGGTGGCCGAACTCACCAAGGACGGCGTCAAGGGCGACGGCGAAGTCCATGTCGGCACCATGCACCGCTTCAAGGGCCTCGAATACCAGAAGCTCGCCATCGTCGGCGCCCGCGACGGTGTCATTCCCCGCAGCGCGGTCATCGACCGCTACCGCGAATCCGACCCCCAGCGCTACGCCCGCGAGGAACGCAAGGCGCGCTCCCTCCTCTTCGTCGCCGCCACCCGCGCCCGTGACACCCTCCGCATCAGCTGGCACGGGGCACCGAGCCCCTATATTCCTCGATCGTGA
- a CDS encoding ATP-binding cassette domain-containing protein yields MTATPILELRGIDKSFGAVQVLHDVNFAAYPGEVTALVGDNGAGKSTLVKCVGGIHPIDSGEYLFDGKPVHVHSPRDAGSLGVEIVYQDLALCDNLDIVQNMFLGREKRRGIVLDGGTMEEMAARTLKSLSVRTVKSVRQKVSSLSGGQRQTVAIAKAVLWNSKVVVLDEPTAALGVAQTAQVLELVRRLADKGLSVVLISHNMNDVFAVSDRIAALHLGRMAAQVKTSDVTHAQVVELITAGRSGDLGLADTNGATT; encoded by the coding sequence ATGACAGCGACCCCGATCCTCGAACTGCGCGGGATCGACAAGAGCTTCGGCGCGGTACAGGTGCTGCACGACGTGAACTTCGCCGCCTACCCGGGGGAGGTGACCGCCCTGGTCGGTGACAACGGCGCCGGCAAGTCCACCCTGGTGAAGTGCGTCGGCGGGATCCATCCGATCGACTCGGGTGAGTACCTCTTCGACGGCAAGCCGGTCCACGTGCACAGCCCGCGCGACGCCGGCTCCCTGGGCGTCGAGATCGTCTACCAGGACCTCGCGCTCTGCGACAACCTCGACATCGTCCAGAACATGTTCCTCGGACGGGAGAAGCGCCGCGGCATCGTCCTCGACGGCGGAACGATGGAGGAGATGGCCGCCAGAACGCTGAAGAGCCTGTCCGTCCGTACGGTGAAGTCGGTCCGGCAGAAGGTCTCCAGCCTTTCCGGCGGACAGCGGCAGACCGTGGCCATCGCCAAGGCCGTGCTGTGGAACAGCAAGGTCGTCGTCCTCGACGAGCCGACCGCGGCGCTCGGCGTCGCGCAGACCGCGCAGGTCCTCGAACTCGTCCGCAGGCTCGCCGACAAGGGCCTCAGCGTCGTCCTGATCTCGCACAACATGAACGACGTCTTCGCGGTGTCCGACCGGATCGCCGCCCTCCACCTGGGCCGGATGGCCGCCCAGGTCAAGACCTCGGACGTGACGCACGCCCAGGTCGTGGAACTGATCACCGCAGGCCGCAGCGGGGACCTGGGCCTCGCCGACACCAACGGAGCCACCACATGA
- a CDS encoding CHAT domain-containing protein codes for MRSAAYARLLVVAGRLGRRRLRADRGATPGIRRIAALVDAALERGTDLPQALRSDLVELDGFLGGVVKADAEDSGNAGLSYVLSILIRSTEQPPRPDLVPDRHLATLHELLGREYVRFADWATAEECFAGAALHWRTARHARRTFCQMVVLAMKAGDRDGALTHLKVIEGASHGASAVFHRIAARVLDETPGVGADEVAGIEQVRKLGIITYTYLVSCLAERLAEDAQPERALGLLTSANARLAAEGADSWLVGELEQRSATIWVAMGRHEEGLDLALAAWAKLDAPRYRACSHAQRASLWANFSPSRYAALTAVTALGDGRAVAELIESCRLQSMIGTIVEADTEEETKKLADSGISTEPEPADETESDGPLVSRAVFTALNDAFGATFLRFPSPVSFQGAALLMPHYSSVLPTGSAHALVPRSLDEALPEGFFWSSHIENGFLFWFAAQDAEPIGYGAEDLRLRDRVKPVLLGLAGQSQAAEPKSWSLFPRKRGPGDYYEPYTHLESWKSAEEQIITRTIGDLLPPPLVTALSAATGPDPVRLTISAARELACVPWPIVMVPGSEERLVERAALRMWTSAPTQLVRSARRSRPDSSPVPFLLACDNPDGTLRERTSESVVRSAATLLEAAGSPAPATKESLLQALHQIGPSTRGLFFYRGHAVHDADPAWSALPLAGDDHLSSGELFGSLDDGTPFLPMPERVVLSCCSSSTASSLGGEAIGLAAGAIQSGADQVIATSVDLLDTSFTEVFEDLIVEDMLARPQDDHVDLLRRLQLRMLNEWKICSLRGTTDSGDDIRDPHPVIWASYQAY; via the coding sequence ATGAGGTCAGCGGCGTACGCCCGTCTGCTCGTCGTCGCGGGACGCCTCGGGCGGCGTCGGCTGCGAGCGGACCGAGGGGCGACTCCCGGCATCAGACGGATCGCGGCACTCGTCGACGCCGCTCTGGAACGTGGTACGGACCTGCCACAGGCGCTCCGCAGTGACCTCGTGGAACTTGACGGGTTCCTCGGCGGGGTGGTGAAAGCCGACGCCGAGGACTCGGGCAACGCGGGACTCTCCTACGTGCTGTCGATACTGATCCGCAGCACCGAACAGCCTCCTCGGCCCGACCTCGTTCCCGACCGGCATCTGGCGACCCTCCACGAACTGCTGGGGCGCGAATACGTGCGGTTCGCCGACTGGGCCACCGCGGAGGAGTGCTTCGCAGGGGCCGCGCTCCACTGGCGTACCGCGCGTCATGCGCGCCGCACCTTCTGCCAGATGGTCGTCCTCGCCATGAAGGCGGGGGACCGGGACGGCGCGCTCACGCATCTGAAGGTGATCGAGGGAGCGAGTCACGGAGCTTCCGCCGTCTTCCACCGGATCGCCGCACGGGTGCTGGACGAGACGCCGGGCGTGGGCGCGGATGAGGTCGCCGGGATCGAGCAGGTGCGCAAACTCGGCATCATCACCTATACCTACCTGGTCTCCTGTCTCGCGGAGCGCCTTGCCGAGGACGCTCAGCCGGAACGCGCGCTCGGGCTTCTGACCTCGGCGAACGCGCGGCTGGCAGCGGAAGGAGCCGACTCCTGGCTGGTCGGGGAGCTGGAGCAGCGGTCCGCGACCATCTGGGTGGCCATGGGCCGGCACGAAGAAGGACTCGATCTCGCCCTCGCCGCCTGGGCGAAGCTGGACGCTCCGCGTTACCGTGCCTGCTCGCACGCACAACGCGCCTCCCTCTGGGCCAACTTCAGCCCGTCGAGGTATGCGGCACTGACAGCGGTGACAGCCCTCGGAGACGGCCGGGCGGTGGCCGAACTCATCGAGTCCTGCCGCCTCCAGTCCATGATCGGAACGATCGTCGAGGCCGACACCGAGGAGGAGACCAAGAAGCTCGCGGACAGCGGGATCAGCACAGAACCGGAGCCGGCCGACGAGACGGAGAGCGACGGGCCACTCGTCTCCCGAGCCGTCTTCACCGCGCTCAACGACGCCTTCGGCGCCACCTTCCTGCGATTCCCCTCACCCGTGTCCTTTCAGGGTGCGGCCCTTCTCATGCCTCACTACAGCAGCGTGCTGCCCACCGGGAGCGCACACGCACTCGTGCCTCGATCACTGGACGAGGCGCTGCCCGAAGGCTTCTTCTGGTCCTCGCACATCGAGAACGGGTTCCTCTTCTGGTTCGCCGCCCAGGACGCGGAGCCGATCGGGTACGGCGCGGAGGACCTACGGCTGCGGGACCGTGTCAAACCGGTACTGCTGGGCTTGGCCGGGCAGTCGCAGGCGGCCGAACCGAAGAGCTGGAGCCTGTTCCCCCGCAAGCGCGGCCCCGGTGACTACTACGAGCCCTACACGCACCTGGAGAGCTGGAAGTCGGCGGAAGAACAGATCATCACCCGCACGATCGGCGATCTGCTGCCGCCGCCACTGGTCACGGCACTGAGCGCGGCGACGGGGCCCGATCCGGTGCGGCTGACGATCTCGGCAGCGCGCGAACTCGCCTGCGTGCCGTGGCCGATCGTGATGGTCCCGGGAAGTGAGGAGCGGTTGGTGGAACGGGCCGCTCTGCGGATGTGGACCTCCGCTCCGACTCAGCTCGTGCGCTCGGCGCGGAGGAGCCGGCCGGACTCTTCCCCCGTACCGTTCCTTCTGGCATGCGACAACCCGGACGGGACGCTGCGCGAGCGGACCTCGGAATCGGTGGTGCGGAGCGCGGCCACCCTGCTGGAAGCGGCGGGGTCCCCGGCGCCCGCCACCAAGGAATCCCTGCTCCAGGCACTCCACCAGATCGGGCCGTCGACCCGGGGGCTGTTCTTCTACCGCGGGCACGCGGTGCACGACGCCGATCCGGCGTGGTCGGCCCTTCCACTGGCCGGGGACGACCACCTGAGTTCGGGGGAACTGTTCGGCAGCCTCGACGACGGCACACCCTTCCTGCCCATGCCCGAACGCGTGGTTCTGTCGTGCTGCTCCAGCTCAACCGCCTCGTCCCTCGGAGGCGAGGCCATCGGGCTCGCGGCCGGCGCCATCCAGTCGGGTGCCGACCAGGTGATCGCCACGTCCGTGGACCTTCTCGACACGTCGTTCACCGAGGTGTTCGAAGACCTGATCGTGGAGGACATGCTCGCCCGGCCGCAGGACGATCACGTGGACCTGCTGAGGAGGCTTCAGCTGCGGATGCTCAACGAATGGAAGATCTGTTCCCTGCGGGGGACCACCGACTCCGGCGACGACATCCGTGACCCGCACCCCGTCATCTGGGCCTCCTACCAAGCGTACTGA
- a CDS encoding sugar ABC transporter substrate-binding protein, whose product MRKGILLASTSVVLMTSLAACGNSSSGGDDAGDGAKKPKIGVILPDSKSSARWEDADRPLLTAAFKAAGVDYDIQNAEGDKQAFQTIADQMITNGVNVLVIVNLDSGTGKAVLDKAKSQGVATIDYDRLTLGGSAAYYVSFDNTAVGKLQGEGLGKCLTDMKADKPVVAELNGSPTDNNATLFAEGYNSVLDPKYASGDYTKGPNQSVPDWDNAQAGTIFEQMLTSEPKIGGVLAANDGLGNAAIAVLRKNHRNGQVPVTGQDATVQGLQNILAGDQCMTVYKAVKKEADATAELAVSLAKGEKGQTNATAHDPEGNRDVPAVLETPVAIYRDNVKDVVADGYVTAADLCTGTYAALCAKYGVK is encoded by the coding sequence ATGCGCAAGGGAATCCTCCTCGCCTCCACCTCCGTGGTGCTCATGACCTCGCTCGCCGCATGCGGCAACTCCTCCTCGGGAGGCGACGACGCCGGCGACGGTGCCAAGAAGCCGAAGATCGGCGTGATCCTTCCCGACAGCAAGTCGTCGGCCCGGTGGGAGGACGCGGACCGCCCGCTGCTGACCGCGGCGTTCAAGGCGGCGGGCGTGGACTACGACATCCAGAACGCGGAAGGCGACAAGCAGGCGTTCCAGACCATCGCCGACCAGATGATCACCAACGGGGTCAACGTCCTGGTGATCGTGAACCTGGACAGCGGTACCGGCAAGGCCGTTCTCGACAAGGCCAAGTCGCAGGGCGTGGCCACGATCGACTACGACCGGCTGACCCTCGGCGGCTCCGCCGCGTACTACGTGAGCTTCGACAACACCGCTGTCGGCAAGCTCCAGGGCGAGGGTCTCGGCAAGTGCCTGACCGACATGAAGGCCGACAAGCCGGTCGTCGCCGAGCTGAACGGCTCCCCCACCGACAACAACGCCACGCTGTTCGCCGAGGGGTACAACAGCGTCCTCGACCCGAAGTACGCCTCGGGCGACTACACCAAGGGCCCCAACCAGTCGGTTCCGGACTGGGACAACGCCCAGGCCGGGACCATCTTCGAGCAGATGCTGACCAGCGAGCCCAAGATCGGCGGGGTGCTGGCCGCCAACGACGGCCTCGGCAACGCCGCCATCGCCGTGCTGCGCAAGAACCACCGCAACGGCCAGGTGCCCGTCACCGGTCAGGACGCCACCGTCCAGGGTCTGCAGAACATCCTGGCCGGTGACCAGTGCATGACGGTCTACAAGGCGGTGAAGAAGGAGGCGGACGCCACCGCCGAGCTCGCGGTGAGCCTGGCCAAGGGCGAGAAGGGGCAGACCAACGCCACAGCCCACGACCCCGAGGGCAACCGTGACGTCCCCGCGGTCCTGGAGACCCCGGTGGCCATCTACCGGGACAACGTCAAGGACGTCGTGGCCGACGGCTACGTCACCGCGGCCGATCTGTGCACCGGCACCTACGCCGCCCTGTGCGCCAAGTACGGCGTCAAGTAG
- a CDS encoding TetR/AcrR family transcriptional regulator yields the protein MNPNAKGRGPSEARARLLDTATRIFYTEGIHSVGIDRIVTEAQVTRATLYRHFTGKEDLVLAYLDQADRELRAYADAAQAAEQAPADKIRAVCRTITAGIVSPGFRGCAFLNAAAEYPDADHPVHRAVLSHRQWFLDTVTGLLAETGDPAAEPAGRHLVMLRDGAMASGCLTDPASVSETFLRGVEGLLRALST from the coding sequence ATGAACCCGAACGCAAAAGGACGAGGCCCGTCGGAAGCGAGAGCGCGGCTGCTCGACACCGCGACCAGAATTTTCTACACGGAGGGAATCCACTCCGTCGGCATCGACCGGATCGTGACAGAGGCGCAGGTCACCCGCGCCACGCTGTACCGGCATTTCACGGGCAAGGAAGACCTCGTCCTCGCGTACCTCGACCAGGCCGACCGGGAACTCCGGGCGTACGCCGATGCCGCCCAGGCGGCCGAGCAGGCGCCGGCGGACAAGATCCGCGCCGTCTGCCGGACCATAACCGCGGGCATCGTGTCCCCGGGATTCCGGGGGTGCGCCTTCCTCAACGCGGCGGCCGAGTACCCCGATGCCGACCACCCGGTCCACCGGGCTGTCCTGTCCCACCGCCAGTGGTTCCTGGACACCGTCACGGGGCTGCTGGCCGAGACCGGCGACCCGGCCGCCGAGCCCGCCGGCCGCCATCTCGTCATGCTCCGGGACGGCGCGATGGCCTCCGGCTGCCTGACCGACCCCGCGTCGGTCTCCGAAACCTTCCTGCGAGGCGTCGAGGGACTCCTCCGAGCCCTCTCCACCTGA
- a CDS encoding MFS transporter encodes MTVDIPVRLPAADRRARAAVAVLFLTNGALFANLLPRYPQIKAELGMSNAVYGLAVAAFPTGALVAGPVAGALVRRFGSARVAVAGTLLTGVGVLAAGLAGAMPLFAAALFLAGAMDAITDVAQNAHGLRVQRRYGRSLINSFHAIWSIGAVAGGLMAAGAMALDLTRGQHLSVSAVVFSVAALFALRHCLPGPDNEPAPADLPAEQVRPSVTTRRGTAYVLAALVLIATAGTLVEDAGNSWAALYLSDSLRASAALAATGYIALVGAQFVGRIIGDRLVDRFGQRAVARTGGVITALGMGLALAVPTLPGTVLGFAAAGFGVATLVPAAMHEADNLPGLKPGSGLTIVSWLMRLGFLLSPPVVGLIADATSLRLGLLVVPLAGVLTVLLSGVLRPRRTAGVEAGA; translated from the coding sequence ATGACTGTCGACATACCGGTCCGGCTGCCTGCCGCAGACCGGCGGGCCCGTGCGGCCGTGGCCGTGCTGTTCCTGACCAACGGGGCTCTTTTCGCCAACCTCCTGCCGAGGTACCCGCAGATCAAGGCCGAACTCGGCATGAGCAACGCGGTCTACGGCCTGGCAGTGGCGGCCTTCCCGACCGGGGCCCTGGTGGCCGGACCGGTGGCCGGGGCGCTCGTCCGCAGGTTCGGCTCGGCCCGGGTCGCGGTCGCCGGCACGCTGCTGACCGGGGTGGGTGTCCTCGCCGCGGGTCTCGCGGGCGCGATGCCGCTCTTCGCGGCGGCGCTGTTCCTGGCCGGGGCGATGGACGCGATCACGGACGTCGCGCAGAACGCGCACGGTCTGCGCGTACAGCGCCGCTACGGGCGCTCCCTCATCAACTCGTTCCACGCCATCTGGTCGATCGGTGCCGTCGCGGGTGGTCTCATGGCCGCCGGCGCCATGGCGCTGGACCTGACGCGCGGGCAGCACCTGTCCGTATCGGCCGTCGTCTTCTCCGTCGCCGCCCTCTTCGCGCTGCGCCACTGCTTGCCCGGTCCGGACAACGAACCCGCACCCGCCGACCTTCCGGCCGAACAGGTCCGCCCCTCGGTCACCACGCGGCGCGGCACCGCGTACGTACTGGCCGCCCTGGTCCTCATCGCCACCGCCGGAACGCTCGTGGAGGACGCGGGCAACTCCTGGGCCGCCCTCTACCTCTCCGACTCCCTGCGCGCCTCGGCCGCACTCGCCGCCACGGGCTACATTGCCCTGGTCGGCGCCCAGTTCGTCGGCCGCATCATCGGCGACCGGCTCGTCGACCGGTTCGGGCAGCGGGCAGTCGCCCGTACCGGCGGCGTGATCACCGCGCTCGGCATGGGCCTGGCGCTGGCCGTGCCCACGCTGCCCGGAACCGTACTCGGGTTCGCCGCCGCCGGATTCGGTGTGGCGACCCTCGTTCCTGCGGCCATGCACGAGGCGGACAACCTCCCCGGCCTGAAGCCCGGTTCCGGCCTGACGATCGTCTCCTGGCTCATGCGCCTCGGCTTCCTGCTCTCCCCGCCGGTCGTCGGCCTGATCGCCGACGCCACCAGCCTCCGTCTCGGCCTGCTGGTGGTCCCCCTGGCGGGAGTGCTCACGGTCCTCCTCTCCGGCGTCCTCCGGCCACGGCGTACCGCCGGGGTCGAGGCGGGCGCTTAG
- a CDS encoding DUF4328 domain-containing protein, translated as MSDFSAFPEQSLPYGVPPYRAPARAPEGLLKAVVALLGLVALTDLFAVFADLKIVNLVGDGTVFVAASTDDLDAADTLYAAAGLLQIIAFIACAVVFLVWFFQMRKYIGSLAQDAFEQSAGWAIGSWFIPFGALWMPFRIAKQMWNAATRTSGSEPARYPSSWPVGLWWSLFVLSAVAGRIVAGGYDDAGSLMELRDAVIKIAVVDGLDALAAAAAVYFAIRLSALHRRPAPESGSPFPDRPGVAAA; from the coding sequence GTGTCCGATTTCTCTGCGTTTCCCGAACAGTCGCTCCCGTACGGCGTCCCGCCGTACCGGGCCCCGGCCCGTGCCCCGGAGGGCTTGCTGAAGGCGGTCGTCGCGCTGCTGGGCCTGGTGGCGCTCACCGACCTCTTCGCCGTGTTCGCCGACCTGAAGATCGTGAACCTGGTCGGCGACGGCACGGTCTTCGTCGCCGCCTCCACCGACGATCTCGATGCCGCGGACACCCTGTACGCCGCCGCCGGACTCCTCCAGATCATCGCGTTCATCGCCTGCGCGGTCGTCTTCCTGGTCTGGTTCTTCCAGATGCGCAAGTACATCGGGTCCCTGGCGCAGGACGCCTTCGAGCAGAGCGCCGGATGGGCGATCGGCTCGTGGTTCATCCCGTTCGGTGCGCTGTGGATGCCCTTCCGTATCGCCAAGCAGATGTGGAACGCCGCCACCCGGACCTCCGGCTCCGAACCGGCGCGGTACCCGTCCTCCTGGCCGGTGGGGCTGTGGTGGAGCCTCTTCGTCCTCTCGGCCGTCGCCGGACGGATCGTCGCCGGGGGGTACGACGACGCCGGTTCGCTCATGGAGCTCAGGGACGCCGTCATCAAGATCGCGGTGGTCGACGGCCTGGACGCCCTCGCCGCCGCGGCCGCGGTGTACTTCGCCATCCGACTGTCCGCCCTGCACCGCCGGCCCGCCCCGGAGTCCGGCTCCCCGTTCCCGGACCGGCCGGGCGTGGCCGCCGCCTGA